Proteins from a single region of Hordeum vulgare subsp. vulgare chromosome 6H, MorexV3_pseudomolecules_assembly, whole genome shotgun sequence:
- the LOC123405876 gene encoding U-box domain-containing protein 38-like — MAIYHLSLAAVNQSKVARFPGASKALLSVASSAAEPTPIRRLALMVICNVGGSSEGRASQMDAGVVAAVSGILLSSHDVAELEEWCVAAIYALSHDSLRFRSLARAAGADKALRCVAEEGTPGGVRREMARKTLRAMRGDLDEEADLTGSSLECGDGDDCGGSIVSDGFMSFQFNYLKDRGFLKRQRWVFRRKQ; from the coding sequence ATGGCCATCTACCACCTCTCGCTGGCCGCCGTCAACCAGTCCAAGGTCGCCCGCTTCCCGGGGGCATCCAAGGCGCTCCTCAGCGTCGCGTCCAGCGCCGCCGAGCCCACGCCCATCCGCAGGCTGGCCCTCATGGTGATCTGCAACGTGGGCGGCTCCTCGGAGGGCCGCGCCTCTCAGATGGACGCGGGCGTCGTCGCGGCCGTGTCCggcatcctcctctcctcccacgaCGTCGCCGAGCTGGAGGAGTGGTGCGTGGCGGCGATCTACGCGCTGAGCCACGACAGCCTCCGGTTCCGCAGCCTGGCGCGCGCGGCCGGCGCGGACAAGGCCCTCCGCTGCGTGGCTGAGGAGGGGACCCCCGGCGGCGTCCGGCGCGAGATGGCGAGGAAGACGTTGCGCGCCATGCGGGGCGACCTGGACGAGGAGGCGGACCTGACCGGCAGCAGCCTGGAGTGCGGCGACGGGGACGACTGCGGCGGGAGCATCGTGTCGGACGGATTCATGTCGTTCCAGTTTAATTACCTAAAAGATAGGGGCTTTTTAAAAAGGCAgcgatgggttttccgacggaagcaatag
- the LOC123402671 gene encoding protein N-lysine methyltransferase METTL21A: MDYDRLNSPSTSAITLELMGHRLHISQDPNSKHLGTTVWDASMVFAKFLEKNSRKGRFCPSKLKGKRAIELGAGCGLAGLGMALLGCDVVTTDQVEVLPLLMRNVERNKSWIAQSNSDSGSFGSVTVAELDWGNKEHIRAVEPPFDYIIGTDVVYSEHLLQPLLETIIALSGPKTKVLLGYEIRSTTVHEQMMEMWKINFNVKTISKSKMDAKYQHPSINLYMMDLKASSVSETGPNSNGSTEEEEDDASNPGEDEDPGVKAEPCTASKEDADDWEIRRSGAMAARLLKDVRLT; encoded by the exons ATGGACTACGACAG GCTGAACTCCCCGAGCACGTCGGCGATCACGCTGGAGCTGATGGGCCACCGCCTGCATATTTCTCAG GACCCTAACTCGAAGCACCTCGGCACGACGGTATGGGACGCGTCGATGGTGTTCGCCAAGTTCCTG GAAAAGAATAGCAGGAAAGGTAGGTTTTGTCCGTCTAAACTGAAAGGGAAAAGGGCGATTGAGCTAGGAGCTGGTTGCGGTCTAGCCGGGCTCG GAATGGCATTGCTGGGTTGTGACGTCGTTACGACCGACCAGGTTGAGGTGCTCCCGCTGCTCATGAGGAATGTTGAACGCAACAAATCGTGGATTGCGCAGTCTAATTCTGACTCAG GCTCCTTTGGCTCAGTTACGGTTGCAGAATTGgattggggaaacaaagaacataTCAGAGCCGTTGAACCTCCATTCGATTACATCATTGGAACTGATGTC GTTTATTCAGAACATCTATTGCAACCTCTACTCGAGACAATTATTGCACTATCTGGTCCTAAGACGAAGGTGCTG CTAGGATACGAGATCCGTTCCACCACTGTCCATGAGCAGATGATGGAAATGTGGAAAATCAACTTTAATGTGAAAACTATATCCAAATCAAAG ATGGATGCTAAATATCAACATCCTAGCATAAATCTTTACATGATGGACCTCAAAGCTTCGTCGGTCTCCGAGACCGGACCCAACAGCAATGGgagcaccgaggaggaggaggacgatgccTCCAACCCGGGAGAAGACGAAGACCCCGGAGTGAAGGCTGAACCTTGTACGGCTTCAAAAGAAGACGCGGACGACTGGGAAATCAGGAGGTCCGGGGCCATGGCTGCAAGACTTCTCAAGGATGTCAGGCTAACATGA
- the LOC123402672 gene encoding uncharacterized protein LOC123402672, translating into MAKEQCKDNLPKTYVLKIVMHCHCNGCIKKINDGVKEIALSEGVERADLVAETAEVIVVGRMDPEKLCCLLHELTQKHVKMETKRTVTEGETAASWETKNRVGQATSGLFASDTPITPSAPPVPEAWRSQTVPSQRCAYRWSLPLPGALGVWAASDIEGTMAVYDL; encoded by the exons ATGGCAAAG GAACAATGCAAGGATAACTTGCCGAAGACTTATGTTCTGAAGATCGTCATGCACTGCCATTGCAATGGTTGCATCAAGAAGATCAATGACGGGGTGAAAGAGATTGCCCTTTCAGAAG GGGTTGAGAGGGCTGATCTGGTGGCAGAAACAGCAGAGGTGATAGTGGTCGGGAGAATGGACCCAGAGAAGCTCTGCTGCTTGCTGCATGAACTAACGCAGAAGCATGTGAAGATGGAAACCAAAAGAACCGTGACCGAAGGAGAAACTGCAGCTTCTTGGGAAACCAAGAACCGCGTTGGCCAG GCTACTTCCGGCTTGTTCGCTTCCGACACACCTATTACGCCGAGCGCGCCGCCAGTTCCCGAGGCATGGAGGAGCCAGACCGTGCCTTCCCAGAGATGCGCATACCGTTGGTCGCTACCTTTGCCCGGCGCGCTAGGCGTGTGGGCTGCATCTGACATCGAGGGGACAATGGCGGTCTACGACCTCTGA
- the LOC123402674 gene encoding uncharacterized protein LOC123402674 has protein sequence MGKTGGEAAREFVVRVPMHCRCIGCRKKLRAAVRGLRQAAGVQAVHQSAAEDTEELRLLATADPELLRGLVHNVMGKLKKVDLVFPPKKKERSSAGAGGGKEDPRLVDAAAVQGLFADLQRQAPQPRYRQHDPADHHQHQQQHQRQPELWWNTYGPAYPWLPSYCPGASAPAWEAYGHPPPASAPPGPYVPSAPWWPGGPGY, from the coding sequence ATGGGGAAGACGGGCGGGGAGGCGGCGAGGGAGTTCGTGGTCAGGGTGCCCATGCACTGCCGCTGCATCGGCTGCAGGAAGAAGCTGCGCGCCGCCGTGAGGGGCCTCAGGCAGGCCGCGGGCGTGCAGGCGGTGCACCAGTCGGCGGCGGAGGACACCGAGGAGTTGCGCCTGCTGGCCACGGCCGACCCCGAGCTGCTCCGAGGGCTCGTCCACAACGTCATGGGCAAGCTTAAGAAAGTCGACCTCGTCTTCCCGCCCAAGAAGAAGGAGCGCTCCAGCGCCGGCGCTGGCGGCGGGAAGGAGGACCCTCGCCTCGTGGACGCCGCCGCCGTCCAGGGGCTGTTCGCCGATCTGCAGAGGCAGGCCCCGCAGCCGCGCTATCGTCAGCACGACCCTGcagaccaccaccagcaccagcagcagcatcAGCGACAGCCGGAACTCTGGTGGAACACCTATGGCCCGGCGTACCCATGGCTGCCGTCCTACTGCCCTGGCGCGTCAGCACCTGCTTGGGAAGCGTACGGGCACCCTCCGCCGGCGTCGGCACCACCTGGCCCCTACGTGCCCAGCGCGCCATGGTGGCCCGGCGGCCCCGGCTACTGA